TCCTGCTGAAGCTGCTGACAATCCAGAACTAAAAGCAACCATGCGTCAGAGTGATGCAATCGGCGATGCGAAGTTTGGTGGCGTCGGATCCAACCCTGGGGCTAAATCGCACTATGCTGAAAGCTTTTATCCCAAAATCATCAGAGGCTTGCAAGGTATTAAAGTCAGATATGATTATCAGATTATAGGGTCGGAAGCGGAGAAAAAATTATTGAGGATCGCCATCCGATTTGCCGCAAGTGCGGATGAAGATTCGGGCCTCTATCGGGCGTACACCGCCCAGGAAGATTTGTGGAATAATACAGCAACTAGCCTTGAAGGCGATACTATGTCAGCCGCACCTTTGACTGAGGCGATGCAGACTGCTGGCAGCAGCGCGCTGTTTACTACGTTCGTGCAGGAATTGACGAGTTATGCCACGGCGAAGATTCAGCAGGAGCAAGCGCGTGCATCTGCAGCCGACAAAAAGGCATTTGCCGATAATTGGCATGTTGCCAAGGTGGATTATGACGTGGAGGGGTCAGAAATCATGAAGGCGGAGAAAGCCCGTGATTTCTCCATGTTCCAGCATATTAAGAAAGCTAAGAGTGATGGTTATCTATTGTACGGACTCGGTGATCTGCATCTGCAGCGGATAAAAAAACTGCTGGATGCCGAAGGCATCAAGTCGGAGAATATGAACACATTCATCAACAATCAGGCGGCTAATCACCCGCAGACCTGATTGCTTCCGATGTGGATGCCAGAACAGCGGCAGGTCCAAGACGAGAAAGCCTCGTCTTGGACCTGCCGCTGTTTTTTTGCAAGCTAACGTGTATTGGTATTTAAACGCTTAAAGAGCGCGTTCTGGTTGCTTTACTTGATTCGTTTGATTCAACAAGCCTAATTTCTGTCTTTTATGATAATAAACATAGGAACCTGCGATCATAATATAACCAGGCAGAAAACTAAATCCAGTCGAAACGCGGTCCACAGCGATGGTTGAATACGTCGCACCGGCTAAATCAAAGAGCAAACCGGCATATGCCCATTCCTTGATTCGTGGAAAGCCGGGGATAAGGATTGCTATGACCCCTAATATCTTGGCGATTCCAAGAAAGGGAAGAAGGTAATCAGGATAACCCAAGTGTTCGAAAATTTTAACCGCATCAGTTGCTTTTATCGTATCAGTAACCGCACCCACGCCCATAAATAACACAACTAGCACAGTTAAAATCCAGTAAGGAATTATAATTTTTTTCATTGCATTTCATCCTCCTTAAGTTATATCAACCATTTTTTTCAGTGCCTTTTGATTATACTTTCCTGCAGGATTACTGCTTAACACTCTTCACTTCCTTCTGTTGTAATTCCTGCGATATAAGCATGATTGTGTCTAATCTCTTCTGAGTTGAATATACCTTTATAGGTATATTCCTGTCAAGGAATATTTAGTTTGGAATGCGAAAGCTCAAGCCGATCCAGGCATGGGCTTTTTTCTGCTAGCCGTAACGAAGGTGCCCAACTTACAGGCATTTCTCTTTACTATCGCATAAGGTGTAAGGATGAAAGGAGTGGCTGAATAGATGAAAATCACAATCGCAGCAGTTGGGGATTTGTTGATGAAAAAGCAGATGATTGCCTCGGCCGCAAGGGAAGGCGGATTCGCGCCCATTTTCTCAAAAGTGAAACCCTATTTGCGGAAATCCGATTTAACGATAGGTAATCTGGAGACGACCTTCTCCGGCAAAAATTTCCGCGAAGAGCCCGGAAAACTTTTGTTCAACTCCCCGGACAATTTCGCTGCTGCGCTCCGGAACTTGGGTTTCAATGTATTAGGAACAGCCAATAACCATTGTATGGATGGGAAACTATCCGGTTTGAGGCGGACATTAAACGTCCTCGATCGACAAGGTTTACGACATACGGGCACGTATCGCTCCGCCCAGGAAGCCCACCGGAAACTGATTGTTAACGTAAAGGGAATAAAAATCGGAATATTGGCTTATACGAAAGGAACGAACGGCATCCCAGTCCCGGAGCCGTGGTTAGTCAACCGGCTAAATCCCAAAAAAATAATAGCCGACGTACGCAGCTTGAAGCGTAGAACAGATTTTATCATCGCCTGCCTACATTTCGGGAAAGAATTTCGAACTTATCCCGACCGTAACCAAATCAAGCTCATTCAGGTGTTGTTTAATAACGGGGTGAATGTCGTACTTGGAGCGCATCCCCATGTGCTGCATCCGATAAGAATGTCTAAGGTGAAGGACATCGACGGACTCACTAGAAATCGGGTGGCGGCGTCTTCTCTAGGAAATTTCGTATCTACCGAACTTCCCCGTCATACCGCTAGACTGCGAGGAACCATCTTGATATTAACCGTAACGAAAAATGCAAAAGGGATAACGGATGTGGCGAAAATTTCAAGAGTACCAACCCGCATTTTGCAAAATGTAGGGAAGAAAAACGTTTATCGGGTTGTGCCGGATTAATAGAACGGATATCGACGAAAGCTTGAGAACGCTTCTTATGAATACTGATACTTGGGGTGAAGGCATGGTTTACTGGAATAACAAGTTGGGCAAATACAAGGCGTTATTAACTAATGAGGAACTAACTCGTAATCTGCCACCAACAATACTTGCAACCGAAGCAAATGTGGAAAGGATGTTGGGGAAATATCGAGTCGTCTATCTAAAGCCGAGTAATGGCACCGGAGGCTATGGCATTTTTAAGTTGTCTCGCACGGAGGCCCGGTATCGGTTGGAGAACGGCACGCGGTTCCGTTCATTCACAACCTTTAAGGGAACGTACGTCGCTTTCCAGAAAGCAAAAAGGAAGAAAGCTTACCTGGTGCAGAAGGGCATACCCTTACTCCGCTATCAGGGACTTCCGTTTGATCTGCGTATTATGGTGCAGAGAAACCAGCAGCGTAAGTGGGTGGTAACCGGAATCGTGGGACGAGTAGCCTTGCCTAATAAGGTCGTGACCAACTATCATAGCGGGGGTAGGCCGATGCCAGTGGAAAAGCTGCTTTCGCCTTTTATGACTAAAAAGGAACAGCTCTCCTATGTGGAGTCCCTTAAGACGCTAGGCGTTAGGATCAGCAGACATATGAGTGGAATTTTTCCGAATTTCAAGTCGTATGGGGTGGATATAGGCATTGATAAAGAGATGAAGCCTTGGATCATAGAGGTCAATACACGGCCAGATAAATACATT
Above is a genomic segment from Paenibacillus sp. HWE-109 containing:
- a CDS encoding DoxX family protein, which gives rise to MKKIIIPYWILTVLVVLFMGVGAVTDTIKATDAVKIFEHLGYPDYLLPFLGIAKILGVIAILIPGFPRIKEWAYAGLLFDLAGATYSTIAVDRVSTGFSFLPGYIMIAGSYVYYHKRQKLGLLNQTNQVKQPERAL
- a CDS encoding CapA family protein; amino-acid sequence: MKITIAAVGDLLMKKQMIASAAREGGFAPIFSKVKPYLRKSDLTIGNLETTFSGKNFREEPGKLLFNSPDNFAAALRNLGFNVLGTANNHCMDGKLSGLRRTLNVLDRQGLRHTGTYRSAQEAHRKLIVNVKGIKIGILAYTKGTNGIPVPEPWLVNRLNPKKIIADVRSLKRRTDFIIACLHFGKEFRTYPDRNQIKLIQVLFNNGVNVVLGAHPHVLHPIRMSKVKDIDGLTRNRVAASSLGNFVSTELPRHTARLRGTILILTVTKNAKGITDVAKISRVPTRILQNVGKKNVYRVVPD
- a CDS encoding YheC/YheD family protein; its protein translation is MNTDTWGEGMVYWNNKLGKYKALLTNEELTRNLPPTILATEANVERMLGKYRVVYLKPSNGTGGYGIFKLSRTEARYRLENGTRFRSFTTFKGTYVAFQKAKRKKAYLVQKGIPLLRYQGLPFDLRIMVQRNQQRKWVVTGIVGRVALPNKVVTNYHSGGRPMPVEKLLSPFMTKKEQLSYVESLKTLGVRISRHMSGIFPNFKSYGVDIGIDKEMKPWIIEVNTRPDKYIFNALSDKRMFRKIQRYERFK